In Verrucomicrobiota bacterium, the sequence TCCAGCGGCGGTAAATCTTCTTCGTTCTGTGCGATGGGAAAACGCGCTTGCAGCCGCTTGCGAACCTGGGAACCCGCCCAGAACACCTCCGCTTGGCGAATGGTATCGGCATACTGTCTCAGCTCGTACAAAGCCTGAATCTGCACCAGTCGGACATTCAGATTATTGGATGGCAAGGGGAGCAGGTTGAGCGCGGCTTCCGGCATTTTGATGCGCAGAAACTTTTTGGCCAATTCCAAGCGATCTTCCCGGCCCACCAACATTTGATATGCTTGAGCCGCCTGAGTATTCAAGCCGCGTTCCGCCGCAAAGTCACCCAGCACTTTCAGGGTACCCGGGGTATCCGGGGTTAGGGACCAAAGGACTGACGGACGAGAATCACCCAGCCAGGCGATTTCCAAGGCGGGCCGCAGCAGGTCCGGTTTGGTTAGGTCCAACCGGCGCAGAAACTCCATGGAGGTCAAGGGATCGCGCCGGGCGAAATGGCGGGCGAAACGCAGGCAAATGCGCGTTTCCAACGGGTTGAGTCGAACCACCTCAAAGGCCTCCTGACGCGCCCGCACCGCATTGGTGGAAAATGCCAAGTCCAACCAAGTCCGCTCCAGCCGGAGTTCCCAGTTCATCGGGTCCAAGCACAAGGCATGATTCAGTCTCTCTCTGGATGCGCCCGCACTCGCCCGCTGGACGGAACGATTTTGCGAGGCAAACAGTTCCACCTCGCCGCGTGCCAAGCCAACCTCCCGGCGGCTATCCAAAGGCCACCACTCGCGAGCTTTTCTGGCCTCAGCGACGAAAGCGGCTGGCGCGCGCACCTGCTGCGCGCTCTGCCAGTGCCAGAACGCCACCCCCTGCAACACCGCAACCAGGGTCAGGACACCCGCCCAGGCAAAATTGACCGCGACCCGCCAATTCGCCGGCGGCAAGGGTAATGCCGGACGGCACGGCTGATCCCGCATTCCCACCAGCACACCAAGCAACACGGCAGCCAGGATGGCATTGGCCGGAATTTGGAACACAAACTCGAACAAGGCATGAAAGGCGAAGACGGTCAAACCCGCCAAGGCGCCGAAACATAATTCCGGTTCCGGCATGGTCTCCTTTAATGCAAAACCAATCACGCGCCAAAGCAGCCAGCCCAGGCAAACCCCAAAGAAAAGCCCCCCCACAGCCCCGGTTTCAACCAACAGTTGCAACCAGTCGTTTTCCACGTGCCAAATCATCCGTTCCCCCTCCATCTGCTTGTAATGGCTGAACACCGAAACGAAGCTGCCCAGTCCGGTGCCAAACAGGGGAAAATGTGCCGTCATTTGCACTGCCTGTTTCCAAATTTCCACCTTGAAAGGGAATTGGGAGCGGACGGTGGCCAACCGGTCAAACAGCAAGCTGCTGGCCGATACCAATGCCAACACCAGCAAGAACAAGGATATCCCCACCCCAAGCCAGCGTTTATGGCTGTGCGAACGCAACGACAGAAAGGCACCCCACACGACCAGGCCCACGCCAAAAGCAATAAAACCACCGCGCGACCCACTCAACGCCGCCATCGCCAGCCCAAATATCAGGGTTCCAAAAATCGTCACAAACCGGAGCGGTGAACGTTTCTTTCCGCCATACAATATGGTGCGGGCCGCATGCAGCGGTTGGGCATTCCGAATCAACCAGCCAAACAGGAACAGGCTGGCCATATAGATGTAGTTGGCAAAATGATTACGATTGGCAAAGGTGCCGGCGGCGTAGGCGCATTGAACCTCCCAGATTCCCATGATGCTTTTCCCGCCATGATACCGCAGCCAGACATCGCTGAGCGCCAAAACGGCAACGGTGCCCGTAAGCACTCCAGCGAGATGCAAAGGAAACGCCGGGCGTGCCATGCCCAAACGCGCCAGGCAAAAAAAGGTGGCCACCAAACTCAATTCCCACAGCCGTTGTAACGCACCGCCAACGCACAAACCGAACGAAAGCCAGGTCGAAGGGTGTCCTGATTCGATCGGAAACGACTGCGCCAACAAGGCACGCTCCGGGCACAACGCGCCCACCACCCCTGCCGGTAGCG encodes:
- a CDS encoding O-antigen ligase family protein — protein: MWRHYPWLVALFLSPLLYGSITAEGQVMVGLLLALSVALLSAEWGAWSVRLFPGWCKLLALGIILLPLVPLPAGVVGALCPERALLAQSFPIESGHPSTWLSFGLCVGGALQRLWELSLVATFFCLARLGMARPAFPLHLAGVLTGTVAVLALSDVWLRYHGGKSIMGIWEVQCAYAAGTFANRNHFANYIYMASLFLFGWLIRNAQPLHAARTILYGGKKRSPLRFVTIFGTLIFGLAMAALSGSRGGFIAFGVGLVVWGAFLSLRSHSHKRWLGVGISLFLLVLALVSASSLLFDRLATVRSQFPFKVEIWKQAVQMTAHFPLFGTGLGSFVSVFSHYKQMEGERMIWHVENDWLQLLVETGAVGGLFFGVCLGWLLWRVIGFALKETMPEPELCFGALAGLTVFAFHALFEFVFQIPANAILAAVLLGVLVGMRDQPCRPALPLPPANWRVAVNFAWAGVLTLVAVLQGVAFWHWQSAQQVRAPAAFVAEARKAREWWPLDSRREVGLARGEVELFASQNRSVQRASAGASRERLNHALCLDPMNWELRLERTWLDLAFSTNAVRARQEAFEVVRLNPLETRICLRFARHFARRDPLTSMEFLRRLDLTKPDLLRPALEIAWLGDSRPSVLWSLTPDTPGTLKVLGDFAAERGLNTQAAQAYQMLVGREDRLELAKKFLRIKMPEAALNLLPLPSNNLNVRLVQIQALYELRQYADTIRQAEVFWAGSQVRKRLQARFPIAQNEEDLPPLEALLSAWRASPDNESLAQRLAERAYLQPVKSRDSALFQELAARFPNQPRFLWLAYQTERDQNKLAGAARLAVQLAERLIIWAG